From Staphylothermus hellenicus DSM 12710, a single genomic window includes:
- a CDS encoding glycerophosphodiester phosphodiesterase, producing the protein MSIIDLLSVKPFAVIGHRGAAGRYPENTLKSIEYAIGLGVEIVEVDVRATRDGEIIVFHDPDLKRLFGISKSVGELDYSWIRNNLRLGSEYIPLLREVLELVKDRVGLFVEVKEPVITRRVVELISKYNMISDVAIISFYDEALVEAKQLIPNIVTGLIYFKPPGRLFDAKKLGANIVLPRYNIATLKANQLAHKLKLKVVVWTVNSEKLVYEMIRREVDGIASDYPDLLINIRKKLSG; encoded by the coding sequence TTGAGCATAATTGATCTCTTAAGTGTTAAGCCCTTCGCAGTTATTGGTCATAGAGGAGCTGCTGGTAGGTATCCTGAGAATACTTTGAAATCAATAGAGTACGCTATTGGTTTGGGTGTTGAAATAGTCGAGGTAGATGTTAGGGCTACGAGGGATGGAGAAATAATTGTTTTCCATGACCCTGATCTTAAGAGATTGTTTGGAATAAGTAAATCTGTTGGTGAACTGGATTATTCATGGATAAGAAATAATTTGAGGCTTGGCAGCGAATATATACCATTGTTGAGAGAGGTTTTAGAGCTTGTCAAGGATCGTGTTGGCTTGTTTGTTGAGGTAAAGGAACCCGTTATTACTCGTAGAGTGGTAGAGCTTATCAGTAAGTATAATATGATAAGTGATGTAGCAATTATTAGCTTCTATGATGAAGCACTTGTAGAAGCTAAACAATTGATCCCAAACATTGTTACTGGGTTAATATATTTTAAGCCCCCAGGTAGATTATTTGATGCTAAAAAACTCGGAGCAAACATTGTGCTTCCACGCTACAATATAGCAACATTGAAAGCTAACCAGCTGGCACACAAGCTTAAGCTCAAAGTAGTTGTTTGGACAGTTAATAGTGAGAAACTAGTCTATGAAATGATTAGGAGGGAAGTTGATGGTATTGCTAGTGATTATCCAGACCTCCTAATAAATATTAGAAAGAAACTATCTGGTTAG
- a CDS encoding DNA-methyltransferase — translation MSKQLEVEPEFAEKISSDDLGWLLEKLADRVEKEIVLIAKNPNLYRRIERIVFTLPTRHIIYHGDSRNLSFIPSESVHLVVNSPPYWIVKKYKPIPGQLGVIKDYNKFLEELGKVWREVYRVLVPGGRLIIVVGDVLLPRRKYGRHRVIPLHSDIIKQCTSIGFEYLAPIIWFKIGNVSREVPGRSGFLGKPYMPNAVIKNDIEYILMFRKPGYRSVSRVRMKLSVIPEKLFKEWFTQIWRLLGESTKHHPAPFPLELAERLIRMYSYVYDTVLDPFMGTGTTLLAAARTGRNSIGVEIDPEYVKYAYNRLRKEAQSLFGKREIILKEMSNEQSYQGMG, via the coding sequence TTGTCTAAGCAACTTGAGGTTGAGCCTGAGTTTGCTGAGAAGATTAGTAGTGATGATCTGGGATGGCTTCTTGAAAAACTAGCTGATCGTGTTGAGAAGGAGATTGTGTTGATTGCTAAGAACCCTAATTTGTATAGGCGTATTGAGCGTATTGTGTTCACTCTTCCAACCCGCCATATAATATATCATGGGGACTCCCGCAACCTATCCTTTATTCCTAGTGAAAGCGTTCACCTTGTAGTTAATTCTCCACCGTACTGGATTGTTAAGAAGTATAAGCCTATACCTGGTCAATTAGGTGTTATAAAAGATTATAATAAATTTCTAGAGGAGCTTGGGAAGGTTTGGCGCGAGGTTTACCGTGTACTCGTTCCCGGTGGTAGGTTGATAATTGTTGTCGGTGATGTATTGCTTCCCCGCAGAAAATATGGTAGGCACAGAGTTATACCATTACACTCCGACATTATTAAGCAGTGTACAAGTATTGGATTCGAATATTTAGCACCTATAATATGGTTTAAGATCGGCAATGTTAGTAGAGAAGTCCCCGGTAGAAGCGGTTTCCTAGGTAAACCCTATATGCCGAACGCGGTTATCAAGAACGATATCGAGTATATATTAATGTTTAGGAAGCCTGGCTACCGCAGTGTTTCACGTGTGAGAATGAAGCTAAGCGTTATACCTGAGAAATTGTTTAAAGAATGGTTTACACAGATATGGCGATTACTAGGTGAGTCCACAAAACATCATCCAGCACCATTCCCATTAGAGCTGGCTGAGAGGCTTATACGTATGTATAGCTACGTATACGATACCGTCCTAGACCCATTCATGGGAACAGGGACGACATTATTAGCAGCAGCTAGAACTGGGAGGAACAGTATTGGTGTAGAAATAGATCCTGAATATGTTAAGTATGCATATAATAGGCTTAGAAAAGAAGCACAATCTCTATTTGGAAAACGAGAAATAATATTGAAAGAGATGAGCAATGAACAATCCTATCAAGGAATGGGTTGA
- a CDS encoding nucleotidyltransferase domain-containing protein, whose amino-acid sequence MSRNFGKWLSKRRQVLRNWDSIAKTIAYILKKVMPDIMEIYVFGSVVDGKFTGASDLDLLIVIPEKYDESKTYILFNKILEEKLGEIAYMIDLHIINKNKLAKPPYTWWLKKSYKINSMKH is encoded by the coding sequence TTGTCGAGAAACTTTGGAAAATGGTTATCTAAAAGAAGACAGGTGTTAAGGAATTGGGATAGCATAGCGAAAACCATAGCATATATTCTAAAAAAGGTTATGCCAGATATTATGGAAATATATGTTTTTGGCAGCGTTGTCGATGGCAAGTTTACAGGTGCAAGTGACCTAGACTTACTAATAGTTATTCCTGAAAAATATGATGAATCTAAAACATATATACTATTCAACAAGATACTAGAGGAGAAACTGGGAGAAATAGCATATATGATCGACCTACACATAATCAATAAAAATAAGCTAGCCAAACCACCCTATACCTGGTGGCTGAAGAAATCATACAAGATTAATTCTATGAAACACTAG
- a CDS encoding HEPN domain-containing protein produces MSNRFDVAIVEAEIASQLALKALIVKIGFEPPRTHMVRQLFSFIIDNKLLPDNMLNIVRNYVKKNREKLIILERARIVGQYGASIVDHDEAEIAVNTAKEVLSVVEKLWKMVI; encoded by the coding sequence TTGAGTAATAGATTTGATGTGGCAATTGTTGAGGCAGAAATAGCTTCTCAGCTTGCTTTGAAGGCTTTAATAGTTAAAATAGGTTTTGAACCTCCTAGAACGCATATGGTTAGACAGTTATTCTCGTTTATAATAGATAATAAGCTCTTGCCAGATAATATGCTGAATATTGTTAGGAACTATGTTAAAAAGAACCGTGAAAAACTAATAATTCTTGAAAGAGCTAGGATTGTGGGACAGTATGGAGCATCAATTGTTGATCATGATGAAGCAGAGATAGCAGTAAATACTGCTAAGGAGGTTCTCAGCGTTGTCGAGAAACTTTGGAAAATGGTTATCTAA
- a CDS encoding pyrrolidone-carboxylate peptidase translates to MGDCWFIVSGFDWYRGRGGWVLYYPNPSGIVASLLDGEVVGGCGVRGVVLDVDYPSIEKLDKILEKLKPVGVVGLGLHPLTTVPLLEASAVNVRFENREDERNASKLYSDSPLCISVQIELFDLLKYLWSKGYDVAPSNTAGLYLCNAVAYTIYRFASKHNSKALFIHVPPVGVLKHRLSRTYVNMWSIDLLKQLVIDVLKYMVKNK, encoded by the coding sequence TTGGGCGATTGCTGGTTTATTGTTTCTGGTTTTGACTGGTATCGTGGAAGGGGTGGTTGGGTTTTATATTATCCTAATCCTTCCGGTATTGTTGCTTCTCTGCTTGATGGCGAGGTTGTTGGGGGTTGTGGTGTCAGGGGTGTTGTTTTAGATGTTGATTATCCTAGTATAGAGAAGCTTGACAAGATTTTAGAGAAGCTTAAACCTGTTGGCGTTGTTGGGCTCGGTCTCCACCCTCTTACTACTGTTCCATTGTTGGAGGCTTCTGCTGTTAATGTTCGCTTCGAAAACCGTGAGGATGAGAGAAATGCTTCTAAGCTATACAGTGATTCGCCTCTATGTATTAGTGTGCAAATAGAATTATTTGATTTATTAAAGTATTTGTGGAGCAAGGGATACGATGTTGCACCATCAAATACTGCTGGGCTTTACTTGTGCAATGCTGTAGCATACACGATATATAGGTTTGCCTCCAAACATAATTCTAAAGCATTATTCATACATGTGCCGCCTGTTGGTGTATTGAAGCATAGGCTTAGCAGAACATATGTGAATATGTGGAGTATTGATTTGTTGAAGCAACTAGTAATTGATGTTTTAAAGTATATGGTTAAAAATAAGTGA
- a CDS encoding SDR family NAD(P)-dependent oxidoreductase, whose translation MRKAPWASIVNVASVAGQTGNVFASVAYCASKAGVIGLTRRLAVELAPHIRVNAVAPSFVETDMVREFVDTPEKRKRIADLHPLKDIAKPEDIANAIYFLATKESRFITGQILSINGGRFTC comes from the coding sequence CTGAGAAAGGCTCCGTGGGCTTCAATAGTGAATGTTGCATCTGTAGCGGGCCAGACAGGAAATGTGTTTGCATCTGTAGCTTACTGTGCATCAAAGGCTGGAGTTATAGGGCTTACACGTAGACTCGCTGTTGAGCTGGCACCACATATAAGAGTTAATGCTGTAGCACCAAGTTTTGTTGAAACCGATATGGTGAGGGAATTCGTGGATACACCGGAAAAACGAAAAAGAATCGCCGATCTTCACCCATTAAAAGACATAGCTAAACCAGAAGATATTGCCAACGCCATATATTTCCTTGCAACCAAAGAATCAAGATTCATTACTGGACAAATACTTTCAATTAATGGAGGCCGCTTCACCTGTTAA
- a CDS encoding MDR/zinc-dependent alcohol dehydrogenase-like family protein has protein sequence MKALVLHGPGDLRLEEVDDPIPRNDWVRIRVKRVGICGTDKAFYKGTYKLMKKPLIPGHEIAGIIDMVGENVSEPLIGHKVTTEINVYCGKCWYCRHGMYTHCPYRETIGITRDGGMAEYVLTRKDLVHVVDDLDFDIIAFIEPLAAVVEMIEMQRVEPFSNIAVLGIGPIGLLSIQVLKLFNPNKIVAIARRGSPKIKYAYMVGADEVLTYDEALEYMKKHTPEGQGFDYVVEATGSSKGLDMALKLTRPRGVVAAKSTHGSDVSFNYTLMVVKEVRIVGSRCGPFDKAIMLLRRGLVRVRELITAVYPLEKGVEAFEASFRRENVKVQLEI, from the coding sequence TTGAAAGCATTAGTCTTACACGGCCCCGGCGATTTAAGGCTTGAAGAAGTAGATGATCCTATACCTAGAAATGACTGGGTCCGTATAAGAGTTAAACGAGTAGGTATTTGTGGTACGGATAAAGCATTCTATAAGGGTACATACAAGTTAATGAAGAAACCATTGATTCCAGGCCACGAAATAGCTGGTATAATCGATATGGTCGGTGAAAATGTTTCTGAACCACTCATAGGGCATAAGGTAACTACAGAAATCAATGTTTATTGTGGGAAATGCTGGTATTGCCGTCATGGAATGTATACTCATTGCCCCTACAGAGAAACAATAGGGATCACTCGTGACGGGGGTATGGCGGAATATGTATTGACTAGGAAGGATCTCGTACATGTAGTTGATGATTTAGATTTTGACATTATAGCTTTCATCGAGCCCTTAGCAGCTGTTGTTGAAATGATTGAAATGCAGAGGGTAGAGCCGTTCTCAAATATTGCAGTACTCGGTATTGGACCCATAGGCTTATTATCTATTCAAGTCCTGAAATTGTTTAATCCAAACAAGATCGTCGCTATTGCTCGAAGAGGTTCTCCAAAGATAAAATATGCATACATGGTTGGAGCAGATGAAGTATTAACGTATGATGAAGCACTAGAATACATGAAAAAACATACTCCTGAGGGTCAGGGGTTCGATTATGTTGTTGAGGCTACTGGTAGTTCTAAAGGATTAGATATGGCTTTGAAGCTGACTAGGCCTAGGGGAGTAGTAGCTGCTAAATCAACTCATGGATCCGATGTATCATTTAATTATACATTAATGGTTGTTAAGGAAGTCAGAATAGTTGGTAGTAGATGTGGCCCCTTCGATAAAGCAATCATGCTTCTACGTAGAGGACTTGTTAGGGTTAGAGAACTTATAACTGCTGTTTATCCATTAGAGAAGGGGGTAGAGGCTTTTGAAGCTAGTTTTAGAAGGGAAAATGTAAAGGTGCAATTAGAAATATAG
- a CDS encoding radical SAM protein: MAYEKEYVKPSRFYEVYDEEKKIIRCTICERRCVLAPGLTGICWNHKNIDGKLYNIAYGLLSAVEPRPIEIKPLFHYYPNSIALTFSGWGCNFRCPWCQNYYISWSKPDPDKSIYMEPKELVELAVKLKNHGLCASFNEPTIHLEYLLDVGEYAVKHGLYLAMVTNGYMTLKTIKHLLENGYTGFSIDIKGCPYTYKKYLSANPLIIYRNAKTILDHGGHVEMVYLVVPKANDWKECYEWIINNHLKYLGENIPLHINRYYPANKYYEPPTKISKLVEIKKEAEKSGIEYVYIGNTPYEEYEYTRCPRCGKILIARRNHRVIKWNLTKDHRCPRCGYKINIYGKYIYR; the protein is encoded by the coding sequence ATGGCCTATGAGAAAGAATATGTTAAGCCTAGCCGGTTCTACGAAGTATATGATGAGGAGAAGAAGATTATTAGGTGCACTATATGTGAGAGAAGATGTGTATTAGCGCCTGGGCTAACAGGTATTTGTTGGAATCATAAAAATATTGATGGTAAACTATACAATATAGCATACGGATTGCTCAGCGCTGTTGAGCCTAGACCAATAGAGATCAAGCCATTATTCCACTACTATCCTAACAGTATAGCATTAACATTTTCCGGTTGGGGATGTAATTTTCGTTGTCCATGGTGCCAGAACTACTATATTAGCTGGAGTAAACCAGACCCGGATAAATCGATCTATATGGAGCCGAAAGAACTAGTTGAGCTAGCCGTGAAACTGAAAAATCATGGATTATGTGCAAGTTTTAATGAGCCAACTATTCATCTAGAATACCTCCTCGACGTAGGTGAATACGCTGTTAAACATGGATTATACTTGGCCATGGTAACAAACGGGTACATGACTCTTAAAACAATTAAACACTTACTAGAAAACGGCTATACAGGATTCAGTATCGATATAAAAGGGTGCCCCTACACATATAAAAAGTATCTATCAGCCAACCCACTTATAATATATAGAAATGCAAAAACAATACTGGATCACGGCGGACACGTGGAAATGGTTTACCTAGTTGTTCCAAAAGCTAATGATTGGAAAGAATGTTATGAATGGATAATTAATAATCACCTCAAATATCTAGGAGAAAACATTCCATTACACATAAACAGATACTACCCAGCAAACAAATACTATGAACCCCCAACAAAGATATCCAAACTAGTGGAGATCAAGAAGGAAGCGGAGAAATCAGGTATAGAATACGTGTATATAGGAAATACTCCATACGAAGAATACGAGTATACCAGGTGTCCCAGATGCGGTAAAATATTAATTGCGAGAAGAAACCATAGAGTTATCAAGTGGAACCTAACAAAAGATCATCGCTGCCCCAGATGCGGATACAAGATCAATATTTATGGAAAGTATATCTATAGATAA
- a CDS encoding 50S ribosomal protein L40e — protein sequence MPITDPVKLQIVYNRVLNKKVCRRCGALNPPTATKCRRCKSKNLRPKKGFKLR from the coding sequence ATGCCTATAACGGACCCGGTAAAACTACAAATCGTATATAATAGGGTTCTGAACAAGAAGGTTTGCCGTAGATGTGGAGCATTAAACCCGCCTACAGCGACAAAGTGTAGGAGATGTAAGAGCAAGAATTTGAGGCCTAAGAAAGGCTTTAAACTAAGGTAA
- a CDS encoding nucleotidyltransferase translates to MTYTLKDLAVVLGKLGDYGVKFVVIGDTVVQLALRTKVFTGDIDLFVYEPSPLVEEDFYREIVEKENWGISTTELGTPRIIARIGEKEIIIELYENFMDIEIPEEILSQARTIKVKGVKIKVLRPEHYFVLKARQGVDLDKLSEYYKKLGSLDKRLLDKSIKAFPEEEQSLIRERLSSIGISF, encoded by the coding sequence TTGACTTATACCCTCAAGGATCTAGCAGTTGTTCTCGGTAAACTTGGAGATTATGGTGTGAAGTTTGTTGTTATAGGTGATACTGTTGTACAGCTTGCTCTTAGAACCAAAGTATTCACGGGAGATATTGATCTATTTGTTTATGAGCCCAGCCCATTAGTGGAGGAGGATTTCTACCGTGAAATAGTCGAGAAGGAAAACTGGGGTATTTCAACAACTGAGCTAGGAACACCTAGGATCATTGCCCGTATTGGAGAAAAAGAGATTATTATTGAACTATACGAGAACTTCATGGATATAGAGATACCTGAGGAAATACTTAGCCAAGCTAGGACAATCAAAGTTAAAGGTGTGAAAATAAAGGTTCTTAGACCCGAGCATTATTTTGTGTTGAAAGCTAGGCAAGGCGTTGACCTCGACAAGCTTTCAGAATACTATAAGAAACTAGGCAGTCTAGATAAGAGGCTTCTAGATAAATCTATTAAGGCATTCCCTGAAGAAGAACAATCATTAATTCGTGAAAGATTATCGTCAATCGGAATAAGTTTCTGA
- a CDS encoding transglutaminase-like domain-containing protein → MVWVSVEAPIIPSLEKYGSEKARIFIDTCITHLIMHREGWIGKKMEELGIKSPREAVEFVINNIDYPSTLETPDDKHVWEAFSGKIKYVVFKDYWSSASEVLMTYILNKKLYGKPGYGDFEDTSILATSMLRILNTPAYEVFGAIYSNNTLLGGHAWTIAKLEDGKWHLIETFLTQPPKYPSNYPVINPEENKWRIRNTIYEGWIKFNEKEYYEWREPGTQYSLEKYLAFEKKDKYNMRKYEALEKAWRIKTKVKI, encoded by the coding sequence ATGGTTTGGGTTAGTGTTGAAGCTCCAATTATTCCTAGTCTTGAAAAATATGGTTCTGAAAAGGCTAGGATATTCATTGATACATGTATTACTCATTTAATAATGCATCGAGAAGGCTGGATTGGGAAGAAGATGGAGGAGCTAGGCATTAAATCTCCCCGTGAAGCTGTTGAATTCGTTATAAACAATATAGATTATCCCTCCACTCTAGAAACCCCTGACGACAAACATGTTTGGGAAGCGTTTTCAGGAAAGATCAAATATGTTGTCTTCAAGGATTACTGGAGCAGTGCTTCAGAAGTATTAATGACCTATATTTTAAACAAGAAACTATACGGTAAGCCTGGCTATGGGGACTTCGAGGACACCAGCATACTCGCAACAAGTATGCTGCGCATCCTCAATACACCAGCCTACGAAGTATTCGGTGCAATATATAGTAATAATACACTATTAGGAGGACATGCCTGGACAATTGCTAAGCTAGAAGATGGAAAATGGCATCTCATCGAAACATTCCTCACCCAACCACCCAAATACCCCAGCAACTACCCAGTCATCAACCCAGAAGAGAACAAGTGGAGAATAAGAAACACAATATATGAGGGATGGATAAAATTCAACGAGAAAGAATACTATGAATGGAGAGAACCCGGAACACAGTATAGCCTAGAAAAATACTTAGCATTCGAGAAAAAAGATAAGTATAATATGAGAAAATATGAAGCCCTCGAGAAAGCGTGGAGGATAAAAACAAAAGTTAAAATATAA